One genomic segment of Pseudomonas sp. p1(2021b) includes these proteins:
- a CDS encoding response regulator, translated as MLDRLGIRSRVLLLALLPAGLMALVLGSYFTWLQQNELRTQLFQRGKMLAEQLAPLAAPALAHPAQAQLERIAAQALEQTDVRAVAFLAPDRTRLAHAGPSMLNLAPTGGTGTQLLQRTGNDATRYLMPVFGHHRDLATEAVPAEAERLLGWVEIELSHDGTLLRGYRSLFTSVLLILGCLALTALLALRMSRTINDPISRIKHAVTQLKDGNLEERLPAMGSHELDELAAGINRMAETLHNAHEELQHSIDQATEDVRQNLETIEIQNIELDMARKEALEASRIKSEFLANMSHEIRTPLNGILGFTHLLQRSELTPRQLDYLNTIEKSADNLLGIINEILDFSKIEAGKLVLDSIPFNLRDLIQDTLTILAPAAHAKQLELLSLVYRDTPLSLVGDPLRLKQILTNLVSNAIKFTREGTIVVRAMLEDEQEDNVQLRISVQDTGIGLSPQDVRTLFQAFSQADNSLSRQPGGTGLGLVISKRLIEQMGGEIGVDSTPGEGSQFWISLNLPRAHDDAEEQPLQPLLGRRAAIVDGHELARQALEHQLEDCGLSVSLFASFDQLLQGAQAAAQAGQPFDFAVLGANLGSLSPEQLGHYHQQLERLDCLCVVLCPTTEHALYHPYLPNGHGQLLSKPACTRKLRRLLLELVQPRRPLAEPRSSGSQRAPKILCVDDNPANLLLVQTLLEGLGAEVLALDNGFAAVQAVQNEPFDLVLMDVQMPGMDGRACTEQIRRWEASQSGNPLPIVALTAHAMANEKRALLHSGMDDYLTKPISERQLAQVVMKWTGLSLAPQQPERAQERLPDGTELKVLDPDEGLRLAAGKPDLAADMLAMLLASLETDRDSIRSARERGDRTAMIEQVHRLNGASRYCGVPQLRAACQRSETLLKQDSPQALQALDELDRAITRLAAQARLSA; from the coding sequence GTGCTCGATCGCTTGGGAATCAGAAGCCGGGTCCTGCTGTTGGCCCTGCTGCCCGCCGGCCTGATGGCATTGGTGTTGGGGAGCTATTTCACCTGGCTGCAGCAGAACGAGCTGCGCACCCAGCTGTTCCAACGCGGCAAGATGCTCGCCGAACAGTTGGCCCCGCTGGCAGCGCCGGCCTTGGCCCACCCGGCCCAGGCCCAGCTCGAACGGATCGCCGCCCAGGCCCTGGAACAAACCGACGTGCGCGCCGTGGCATTTCTTGCCCCGGACCGCACGCGCCTGGCCCATGCCGGCCCCAGCATGCTCAACCTGGCGCCCACCGGCGGCACCGGCACACAGCTGCTGCAGCGTACCGGCAACGATGCCACCCGTTACCTGATGCCGGTGTTCGGCCATCACCGCGACCTGGCCACCGAGGCCGTGCCCGCCGAGGCCGAGCGCCTGCTGGGCTGGGTGGAAATCGAACTGTCCCACGACGGCACCTTGCTGCGCGGCTACCGCAGCCTGTTCACCAGCGTGCTGCTGATCCTCGGCTGCCTGGCACTGACCGCCCTGCTCGCCCTGCGCATGAGCCGCACCATCAACGACCCGATCAGCCGCATCAAGCACGCCGTCACCCAGCTGAAGGACGGCAACCTGGAGGAGCGCCTGCCGGCCATGGGCAGCCACGAGCTGGACGAGCTCGCCGCGGGCATCAACCGCATGGCCGAGACCTTGCACAATGCCCATGAAGAGCTGCAGCACAGCATCGACCAGGCTACCGAGGACGTGCGCCAGAACCTGGAGACCATCGAGATCCAGAACATCGAGCTGGACATGGCGCGCAAGGAGGCCCTGGAGGCCAGCCGCATCAAGTCCGAGTTCCTGGCCAACATGAGCCATGAAATCCGCACGCCGCTCAATGGCATCCTCGGCTTCACCCACCTGCTGCAACGCAGCGAGCTGACGCCGCGCCAGCTCGACTACCTGAACACCATCGAGAAATCCGCCGACAATCTGCTGGGGATCATCAACGAAATCCTCGACTTCTCCAAGATCGAGGCCGGCAAACTGGTGCTCGACAGCATTCCCTTCAACCTGCGCGACCTGATCCAGGACACCCTGACCATTCTCGCCCCGGCCGCCCATGCCAAGCAGCTGGAGCTGCTCAGCCTGGTCTACCGCGACACGCCCTTGTCGCTGGTCGGCGACCCGCTGCGGCTCAAGCAGATCCTCACCAACCTGGTGAGCAACGCGATCAAGTTCACCCGCGAAGGCACCATCGTGGTACGGGCCATGCTCGAGGACGAGCAGGAAGACAACGTGCAGCTGCGCATCAGCGTGCAGGACACCGGCATCGGCCTGTCGCCCCAGGACGTGCGCACCCTGTTCCAGGCCTTCAGCCAGGCCGACAACTCGTTGTCGCGCCAGCCCGGCGGCACCGGCCTTGGGCTGGTGATCTCCAAGCGCTTGATCGAACAGATGGGCGGTGAGATCGGCGTCGACAGCACGCCAGGCGAAGGGTCGCAGTTCTGGATCAGCCTGAACCTGCCCCGGGCCCATGACGATGCCGAGGAGCAGCCCTTGCAGCCGCTGCTCGGGCGCCGCGCGGCCATCGTCGACGGCCACGAGCTGGCTCGCCAGGCGCTGGAACATCAACTGGAGGACTGTGGCCTGAGCGTCAGCCTGTTCGCGTCCTTCGACCAGTTGCTGCAAGGGGCCCAGGCCGCCGCCCAGGCGGGCCAGCCATTCGACTTCGCCGTGCTCGGGGCCAACCTGGGCAGCCTCTCGCCGGAGCAGCTCGGTCATTACCACCAGCAACTCGAGCGCCTCGACTGCCTGTGCGTGGTGCTGTGCCCGACCACCGAACACGCGCTGTACCATCCCTACCTACCCAACGGCCATGGCCAGTTGCTGTCCAAACCGGCCTGCACACGCAAGCTGCGCCGTCTGCTGCTGGAACTGGTGCAGCCGCGTCGGCCATTGGCCGAGCCACGCAGCAGCGGTAGCCAGCGGGCGCCGAAGATCCTTTGCGTGGACGACAACCCGGCCAACCTGTTGTTGGTGCAAACCTTGCTCGAAGGACTGGGCGCCGAGGTGCTGGCACTCGACAATGGCTTCGCGGCAGTGCAGGCCGTGCAGAACGAGCCCTTCGACCTGGTGCTGATGGACGTGCAGATGCCCGGCATGGACGGCCGCGCCTGCACCGAGCAGATCCGCCGCTGGGAAGCCAGCCAGAGCGGCAACCCGCTGCCCATCGTCGCCCTCACCGCCCATGCCATGGCCAATGAGAAGCGCGCCTTGTTGCATAGCGGCATGGACGACTACCTGACCAAGCCGATCAGCGAGCGCCAGCTGGCCCAGGTGGTGATGAAGTGGACCGGGCTGAGCCTGGCCCCGCAGCAACCGGAACGCGCGCAGGAGCGCCTGCCCGACGGCACCGAGCTGAAAGTGCTCGACCCTGACGAAGGGCTGCGCCTGGCGGCGGGCAAGCCGGACCTGGCCGCTGATATGCTGGCCATGCTGCTGGCCTCGCTGGAGACCGACCGCGACTCGATCCGCAGCGCCCGCGAGCGCGGCGACCGCACGGCCATGATAGAACAGGTGCACCGCCTCAACGGCGCCTCGCGCTATTGTGGCGTGCCGCAGTTGCGCGCGGCCTGTCAACGCAGCGAGACCCTGCTCAAGCAGGACAGCCCCCAGGCCCTACAGGCCCTGGATGAGCTGGACCGGGCCATTACCCGGCTGGCGGCCCAGGCGCGGCTGAGCGCCTGA
- a CDS encoding response regulator transcription factor codes for MNPVAVNQSSILAIEDDPVLGAYLNEELQRDGFQVTWCRNGLEGLKAAGRQVFDVVLMDILLPGLNGLDALAQLRRHSATPVILMSALGAEADRITGFQRGADDYLPKPFSMAELRVRIEAILRRVALERRHQVSREVANGQLRFDDAACDVWLDGLWAGLTPSEYRLLDTLNRSQDEVLSKPFLYQQVLQRGYSRHDRSLDMHVSQIRRKLKVIGYHERQIRTVWGKGYMLCAGEAD; via the coding sequence ATGAATCCCGTAGCTGTTAACCAGTCCTCTATTCTCGCCATCGAGGACGACCCCGTACTTGGCGCCTACCTGAACGAGGAGCTGCAGCGTGACGGCTTCCAGGTGACCTGGTGCCGCAATGGCTTGGAGGGCCTGAAGGCCGCTGGTCGCCAGGTGTTCGATGTGGTCCTGATGGACATTCTGCTGCCCGGCCTCAATGGCCTGGATGCCCTGGCCCAATTGCGCAGGCACAGCGCCACCCCGGTGATCCTGATGTCGGCCCTGGGGGCCGAGGCCGACCGTATCACCGGTTTCCAGCGTGGCGCCGATGACTATCTGCCCAAGCCCTTCAGCATGGCCGAGCTGCGTGTTCGCATCGAGGCGATCCTGCGTCGCGTCGCCCTCGAGCGGCGTCACCAGGTTTCGCGCGAGGTGGCCAACGGTCAGCTGCGCTTCGACGATGCCGCCTGCGACGTCTGGCTCGATGGTCTGTGGGCTGGGCTGACACCTAGCGAATACCGTCTGCTCGATACCCTCAATCGCAGCCAGGACGAAGTACTGAGCAAGCCGTTCCTTTATCAGCAAGTCCTGCAGCGAGGCTATTCGCGTCACGACCGCAGCCTGGACATGCATGTCAGCCAGATCCGCCGCAAGCTCAAGGTGATCGGCTACCACGAACGGCAGATCCGCACGGTCTGGGGCAAGGGCTATATGCTCTGCGCCGGCGAGGCGGACTGA
- a CDS encoding sensor histidine kinase: MLDRHSLFWKLSILLVGFCLLMIGLSYTWGRHMETRNAYLDASAREELLAWAGEAERAWHEGGRAGVDRWLAQMREQGAGWVGVLDAELRPLGSASLSLAEVQQLTHLRGVDWPMSRRSISQPWLRLPFPGAPEQGMLVIELPERLNPGRYRLFWQVLTNGIIPGLFTLLLCVGLYRMLIVPLNQLREQANAWRADQLSARLDSRTIGRHDELGELARAFDQMAERLQGTVAMQQQMLRDLSHEMRTPLSRLRVACDGETDLQRLAERVGREVDCMQQLVENTLQLAWQDAERAPMNLEPIQLQALWDMLAEDACYESGWAPARLRCELPAECWVHGNLNHLAQALENMLRNAIRHSPEQGLVRLGGQREGGYWRIVLEDQGGGVAEEDLERIFAPFSRLDGSRPGDGGFGLGLSIARSAIQRQGGTLWAENGKQGLRLCMRLPAITPSPCRSGLAPRSAA; encoded by the coding sequence GTGCTCGACCGCCACTCGTTGTTCTGGAAGCTGTCCATCCTTCTGGTGGGCTTCTGTTTGCTGATGATCGGCCTGAGCTATACCTGGGGCCGGCACATGGAAACCCGCAATGCCTACCTCGACGCATCGGCCCGCGAAGAACTGCTGGCTTGGGCCGGCGAAGCCGAGCGTGCCTGGCACGAAGGCGGGCGGGCCGGCGTCGACCGATGGCTGGCGCAGATGCGCGAGCAAGGGGCGGGCTGGGTCGGTGTGCTCGATGCCGAACTCCGGCCATTGGGCAGCGCCAGCCTGTCTCTTGCTGAGGTTCAGCAACTGACGCACCTGCGGGGTGTCGATTGGCCCATGAGTCGGCGCAGCATCAGCCAACCCTGGCTGCGCCTGCCGTTTCCCGGCGCACCGGAGCAGGGCATGCTGGTAATCGAGCTGCCGGAGCGCCTCAACCCTGGCCGCTACCGCCTGTTCTGGCAAGTGCTGACCAACGGCATCATCCCGGGCTTGTTCACCCTACTGCTATGCGTGGGCCTGTACCGCATGCTGATCGTGCCGCTGAACCAGTTGCGCGAGCAGGCCAATGCCTGGCGCGCCGACCAGCTCTCGGCACGCCTGGATTCGCGCACCATCGGCCGACACGACGAACTGGGCGAACTGGCCCGGGCCTTCGACCAGATGGCCGAGCGCCTGCAGGGCACCGTGGCCATGCAGCAGCAGATGTTGCGTGACCTGTCCCACGAGATGCGTACACCGCTCAGCCGCCTGCGCGTGGCCTGTGACGGTGAAACCGACCTGCAGCGCCTGGCTGAACGTGTGGGCCGTGAGGTGGACTGCATGCAGCAACTGGTGGAGAACACCCTGCAACTGGCCTGGCAGGATGCCGAGCGTGCGCCGATGAACCTCGAGCCGATCCAGCTCCAGGCGCTGTGGGACATGCTCGCTGAGGATGCGTGCTACGAAAGCGGCTGGGCGCCGGCGCGTTTGCGCTGTGAACTGCCGGCCGAATGCTGGGTGCACGGCAACCTCAACCATTTGGCCCAGGCCCTGGAGAACATGCTGCGCAACGCGATCCGCCATTCCCCCGAACAGGGGCTGGTGCGCCTGGGAGGCCAGCGTGAGGGCGGGTATTGGCGCATCGTCCTGGAAGACCAGGGAGGCGGGGTGGCCGAAGAAGACCTGGAACGCATCTTCGCCCCGTTCTCGCGCCTGGACGGCTCCCGCCCGGGCGACGGTGGTTTCGGTCTGGGCCTGAGCATCGCCCGCAGCGCGATCCAGCGCCAGGGTGGCACGCTGTGGGCAGAGAACGGCAAGCAAGGGCTGCGCCTGTGCATGCGCCTGCCCGCCATCACACCGTCCCCCTGCAGGAGCGGGCTTGCCCCGCGATCGGCTGCGTAG
- the cysM gene encoding cysteine synthase CysM: protein MTLQYPTIADCVGNTPLVRLQRIAGETTNTLLLKLEGNNPAGSVKDRPALSMITRAELRGQIKPGDTLIEATSGNTGIALAMAAAIKGYKMILIMPDNSTAERKAAMTAYGAELLLVSKEEGMEGARDLADKLQAEGRGLVLDQFANGDNPVAHYTSTGPEIWQQTQGSITHFISSMGTTGTIMGCSQYLKEQNPAVQIVGLQPMEGSAIPGIRRWPEQYLPKIFDATRVDRVVDMSQEEAEQTTRRLAREEGIFCGVSSGGAVAAMLRLSREVENAVMVAIICDRGDRYLSTGLFDAT, encoded by the coding sequence ATGACCTTGCAGTACCCAACCATCGCCGATTGCGTCGGCAATACGCCTCTGGTTCGCCTGCAGCGTATCGCAGGCGAGACTACCAACACCCTCCTGCTCAAGCTCGAAGGCAACAATCCGGCAGGCTCCGTGAAGGACCGCCCAGCCTTGTCGATGATCACCCGCGCTGAACTGCGCGGCCAGATCAAGCCGGGCGACACCCTGATCGAAGCCACCTCCGGCAACACCGGTATCGCCCTGGCCATGGCCGCGGCGATCAAGGGCTACAAGATGATCCTGATCATGCCCGACAACTCCACCGCCGAGCGCAAGGCGGCGATGACCGCCTATGGCGCCGAATTGCTGCTGGTCAGCAAGGAGGAGGGCATGGAGGGCGCGCGCGACCTGGCCGACAAACTGCAGGCCGAAGGCCGCGGCCTGGTGCTCGACCAATTCGCCAACGGCGACAACCCGGTCGCCCACTACACCAGCACGGGCCCGGAGATCTGGCAGCAGACCCAGGGCAGCATCACCCACTTCATCAGCTCCATGGGCACCACCGGCACCATCATGGGCTGCTCGCAGTACCTCAAGGAGCAGAACCCGGCGGTGCAGATCGTCGGCCTGCAGCCGATGGAAGGCTCGGCCATCCCCGGCATCCGTCGCTGGCCCGAGCAATACCTGCCGAAGATCTTCGACGCCACCCGTGTCGACCGCGTGGTCGATATGTCCCAGGAAGAAGCCGAGCAGACCACCCGCCGTCTGGCCCGTGAAGAAGGCATTTTCTGTGGTGTGTCTTCCGGTGGTGCGGTTGCAGCCATGCTGCGCCTGTCCCGCGAGGTCGAGAATGCGGTCATGGTGGCGATCATCTGCGACCGTGGCGACCGCTACCTGTCCACCGGCCTGTTCGACGCAACCTGA
- the rlmD gene encoding 23S rRNA (uracil(1939)-C(5))-methyltransferase RlmD, whose product MSRKKSNGGLRFQPAGGNRAPQVPVGKKQRLDIERLAGDGRGIAFLEGRTWFVSGALAGEAVEARVLGARGKVVEARLERVLQASPERREAPCRYYARCGGCNLQHLPHEGQVALKQRLLAEQLQRVAGVQPEQWAAPLVGPEFGYRRRARVAVRWDPKARRLDVGFRAEASQDIVAIDECLVLVQPLQTIFRQLPDVLRSLGKPQALGHVELFSGTAEAVLVRHVASLPADDLARLEAFCAAVGAQLWLQGEGEPAPVRAGQVLGFVLEPWGLELAWRPGDFVQVNAQVNTAMIEQALAWLAPQPEERVLDLFCGLGNFALPLARQAREVVAVEGVQAMVERAAANARDNKVHNARFFQADLSQPLDGAGWAAEGFSAVLLDPPRDGAFEVVQNIARLKAKRLVYVSCNPATLARDAQVLVGQGYRLTRAGILDMFPQTAHVEAMALFEAG is encoded by the coding sequence ATGTCCAGAAAGAAAAGCAACGGCGGCCTGCGGTTCCAACCGGCCGGCGGCAACCGTGCGCCCCAGGTGCCGGTAGGCAAGAAACAACGCCTGGACATCGAACGCCTGGCCGGTGACGGCCGAGGCATCGCGTTCCTGGAAGGGCGTACCTGGTTCGTCAGCGGTGCCCTGGCAGGGGAGGCTGTCGAAGCCCGGGTGCTCGGTGCGCGCGGCAAGGTGGTCGAGGCACGCCTGGAGCGGGTGCTGCAGGCCAGCCCTGAACGGCGCGAAGCCCCTTGCCGGTATTACGCCCGCTGCGGTGGTTGCAATCTTCAGCACCTGCCCCACGAGGGGCAGGTGGCGCTCAAGCAGCGCCTGCTGGCCGAGCAGCTGCAGCGCGTGGCGGGGGTACAGCCTGAACAGTGGGCCGCACCGCTGGTGGGCCCTGAGTTCGGCTATCGGCGACGGGCGCGGGTGGCGGTGCGGTGGGACCCCAAGGCGCGCCGGCTGGACGTAGGTTTTCGCGCCGAGGCCAGCCAGGACATCGTCGCCATCGATGAGTGCCTGGTTCTGGTACAGCCCTTGCAAACGATTTTTCGCCAGTTGCCGGACGTGTTGCGCAGCCTGGGCAAACCTCAAGCGCTGGGGCATGTCGAGCTGTTCAGCGGTACCGCCGAGGCGGTGCTGGTGCGCCATGTCGCGTCGCTGCCGGCAGACGACCTGGCGCGTCTGGAGGCCTTCTGCGCAGCCGTCGGCGCCCAGCTGTGGTTGCAGGGCGAAGGCGAGCCGGCGCCGGTACGGGCAGGCCAGGTGCTGGGCTTTGTCCTCGAGCCTTGGGGGCTGGAGCTTGCCTGGCGGCCAGGGGACTTCGTGCAGGTCAACGCCCAGGTCAACACGGCGATGATCGAGCAAGCCCTGGCCTGGCTCGCGCCGCAACCTGAGGAGCGGGTGCTGGACCTGTTCTGCGGCCTGGGCAACTTCGCCCTGCCGTTGGCCCGGCAGGCCCGTGAAGTGGTGGCGGTGGAAGGTGTCCAGGCCATGGTCGAGCGGGCGGCGGCCAACGCCCGGGACAACAAAGTGCATAATGCACGCTTTTTTCAGGCCGATTTATCGCAGCCTTTGGATGGCGCCGGATGGGCCGCCGAGGGCTTTTCTGCGGTACTCTTGGATCCACCGCGCGACGGTGCCTTCGAGGTGGTGCAAAACATCGCACGTCTCAAGGCCAAGCGGTTGGTCTATGTGTCCTGCAACCCGGCCACGCTGGCGCGAGACGCCCAGGTGCTGGTAGGGCAGGGGTACCGGTTAACAAGGGCCGGGATTCTCGACATGTTTCCTCAGACGGCGCATGTCGAGGCCATGGCGTTATTCGAAGCGGGCTAG
- the relA gene encoding GTP diphosphokinase, translated as MVQVRVHQPVNTDGSINLEAWLDHVVSVDSALDRKALKEACDFAQEVEKKGNPAKHSWADGTSSFQAGLEIAEILADLKLDQDSLVAAVIYRSVREGKVTLAEVGQRFGPVVSKLIDGVLRMAAISASLSPRQSLVLGSQAQVENLRKMLVAMVDDVRVALIKLAERTCAIRAVKAADDEKRLRVAREVFDIYAPLAHRLGIGHIKWELEDLSFRYLEPDQYKQIAKLLHERRLDRERFITDVMNQLQNELLATGVNADISGRAKHIYSIWRKMQRKGLEFSQIYDVRAVRVLVPEIRDCYTALGIVHTLWRHIPKEFDDYIANPKENGYRSLHTAVIGPEGKVLEVQIRTHAMHEEAELGVCAHWRYKGTDVKSSSNHYEEKISWLRQVLEWHEELGDIGGLAEQLRVDIEPDRVYVFTPDGHAIDLPKGATPLDFAYRVHTEIGHNCRGAKINGRIVPLNYSLQTGEQVEIITSKHGSPSRDWLNSNLGYVTTSRARAKIVHWFKLQARDQNVAAGKTLLERELSRLGLPQVDFERLAEKANVKTAEDMFAALGAGDLRLAHMVNAAQQLLEPERNEQIELIPRKASGTRSGKRGDIQIQGVGNLLTQMAGCCQPLPGDAIVGYITQGRGVSIHRQDCASVLQLAGKEPERMIQVSWGPIPVQTYPVDIIIRAYDRPGLLRDVSQVLLNEKINVLAVNTRSNKEDNTALMSLTIEIPGLDALGRLLGRISQLPNIIETRRNRTP; from the coding sequence ATGGTACAGGTGAGAGTGCACCAGCCGGTCAATACCGACGGCAGTATCAATCTCGAAGCATGGCTGGATCATGTGGTGAGCGTCGACTCGGCGCTGGACCGCAAGGCGCTCAAGGAGGCCTGCGATTTCGCCCAGGAAGTCGAGAAGAAGGGCAACCCGGCCAAGCATTCCTGGGCCGATGGCACGTCCAGCTTCCAGGCGGGCCTGGAGATCGCTGAAATCCTCGCGGACCTCAAGCTCGACCAGGACTCCCTCGTGGCGGCCGTGATCTATCGCTCGGTGCGCGAAGGCAAGGTGACCCTGGCCGAGGTCGGCCAGCGGTTCGGCCCGGTGGTCTCCAAGCTGATTGACGGTGTGCTGCGCATGGCGGCCATCAGCGCCAGCCTCAGCCCGCGCCAATCATTGGTGCTTGGCTCCCAGGCCCAGGTGGAGAACCTGCGCAAGATGCTGGTGGCCATGGTCGACGACGTGCGCGTCGCCCTGATCAAGCTGGCCGAACGTACCTGCGCCATCCGTGCGGTCAAGGCCGCCGATGACGAAAAACGCCTGCGCGTGGCGCGCGAGGTGTTCGACATCTATGCACCGCTCGCCCACCGTCTGGGCATCGGTCACATCAAGTGGGAACTGGAGGATTTGTCCTTCCGCTACCTCGAACCCGATCAGTACAAGCAGATCGCCAAGCTCTTGCACGAACGTCGCCTCGACCGCGAGCGCTTCATCACCGATGTGATGAACCAACTGCAGAACGAGCTGCTGGCCACCGGCGTCAACGCCGACATCAGCGGCCGGGCGAAACACATCTATTCCATCTGGCGCAAAATGCAGCGCAAGGGCCTGGAGTTCAGCCAGATCTATGACGTGCGTGCGGTGCGCGTACTGGTACCGGAGATCCGCGACTGCTACACCGCGCTCGGTATCGTCCATACCCTCTGGCGACACATCCCCAAGGAGTTCGACGACTACATCGCCAACCCCAAGGAAAACGGCTACCGCTCGTTGCACACCGCAGTGATCGGCCCGGAGGGCAAGGTGCTCGAGGTGCAGATCCGCACCCACGCCATGCACGAGGAAGCCGAGCTGGGCGTCTGCGCCCACTGGCGCTACAAGGGCACCGACGTCAAGTCCAGCTCCAACCACTACGAAGAGAAGATCTCCTGGCTGCGCCAGGTGCTCGAGTGGCACGAGGAGCTGGGCGACATCGGCGGCCTGGCCGAGCAACTGCGGGTCGATATCGAGCCGGACCGGGTCTATGTGTTCACCCCCGACGGCCATGCCATCGACCTGCCCAAGGGCGCCACGCCGTTGGACTTTGCCTACCGCGTGCACACCGAGATCGGCCACAACTGCCGGGGTGCCAAGATCAACGGCCGCATCGTACCGCTGAACTACAGCCTGCAGACCGGCGAGCAGGTGGAGATCATCACCAGCAAGCACGGCAGCCCGAGCCGTGACTGGCTGAACTCCAACCTGGGCTATGTCACCACCTCCCGGGCCCGGGCCAAGATCGTCCATTGGTTCAAGCTGCAGGCTCGCGACCAGAACGTCGCCGCCGGCAAGACCTTGCTCGAGCGTGAGCTGAGCCGCCTGGGCCTGCCCCAGGTCGACTTCGAGCGCCTGGCCGAGAAGGCCAACGTCAAGACCGCCGAGGACATGTTCGCCGCCCTGGGCGCTGGCGACCTGCGCCTGGCGCACATGGTCAATGCCGCCCAGCAGCTGCTCGAGCCCGAGCGCAACGAGCAGATCGAACTGATCCCGCGCAAGGCCAGCGGCACCCGTTCCGGCAAGCGTGGCGATATCCAGATCCAGGGCGTCGGCAACCTGCTCACGCAGATGGCCGGTTGCTGCCAGCCGCTGCCGGGCGACGCCATCGTCGGCTATATCACCCAGGGCCGTGGCGTGAGCATCCACCGCCAGGACTGCGCCTCGGTGCTGCAGCTGGCCGGCAAGGAGCCGGAGCGGATGATCCAGGTCAGCTGGGGGCCGATCCCGGTGCAGACCTACCCCGTCGACATCATCATCCGTGCCTACGACCGCCCAGGGCTGCTGCGCGACGTGTCGCAGGTACTGCTCAACGAGAAGATCAACGTGCTGGCGGTCAATACCCGCTCGAACAAGGAAGACAACACCGCCTTGATGTCGCTGACCATCGAGATCCCCGGCCTGGATGCCCTCGGGCGCCTGCTGGGCCGGATCTCGCAGTTGCCGAACATCATCGAGACGCGGCGTAACCGTACCCCTTGA
- the mazG gene encoding nucleoside triphosphate pyrophosphohydrolase → MSYTLDDLLHLMARLRDPQHGCPWDLKQNYASIVPHTLEEAYEVADTIERGDFEHLQGELGDLLFQVVYYSQLAREEGRFAFDGVVDSITRKLVRRHPHVFPTGDLYAPLDTPSLSEAQVKSRWEEIKAQERAEKSEPEQLSLLDDVPAALPALSRAAKLQKRAATVGFDWPDALPVLDKVREELDEVLQAMADGDDDALEDEIGDLLFATVNLARHLKHDPENALRRANRKFERRFRFIEQALRDSGRPIEDCTLDELDALWGEAKRQEKNLPSCG, encoded by the coding sequence ATGTCCTACACCCTCGACGACCTGCTGCACCTCATGGCCCGCCTGCGCGATCCGCAGCACGGCTGCCCCTGGGACCTGAAGCAGAACTACGCGAGCATCGTCCCGCACACCCTTGAAGAGGCCTACGAAGTCGCCGACACCATCGAGCGCGGCGACTTCGAACACCTGCAAGGCGAGTTGGGCGACCTGCTGTTCCAGGTGGTCTACTACAGCCAGCTGGCCCGGGAAGAAGGCCGCTTCGCCTTCGATGGCGTGGTCGATAGCATCACCCGCAAGCTGGTCCGCCGGCATCCACATGTCTTCCCCACGGGGGACCTGTACGCGCCGCTGGATACGCCCAGCCTGAGCGAGGCCCAGGTCAAGTCGCGCTGGGAAGAGATCAAGGCCCAGGAGCGTGCCGAGAAAAGCGAGCCCGAGCAGTTGTCGCTGCTCGACGACGTGCCAGCGGCATTGCCGGCCCTGTCGCGCGCGGCCAAGCTGCAAAAACGCGCGGCCACCGTCGGCTTCGACTGGCCTGACGCCTTGCCGGTGCTGGACAAGGTCCGTGAAGAACTGGATGAAGTGCTGCAGGCCATGGCTGACGGCGATGACGATGCCCTCGAGGATGAAATCGGCGACCTGCTGTTCGCCACCGTCAACCTCGCCCGGCACCTCAAGCACGACCCGGAAAACGCCCTGCGCCGGGCCAACCGCAAGTTCGAGCGACGTTTCCGCTTCATCGAACAGGCATTGCGCGACAGTGGCCGCCCGATCGAAGATTGTACCCTTGATGAGCTGGACGCCCTGTGGGGTGAAGCCAAGCGTCAGGAAAAGAACCTGCCCAGCTGCGGCTGA
- a CDS encoding DUF2058 domain-containing protein: protein MSLSLRDQLLKAGLVNQKQVKQVNKAEKKQKRLEHKGQVEIDDTQQRQAKEAMAEKARKDQELNRQLQEKAEQKARAAQIKQLIEATRLPKLNTEDYYNFVDDKKVKRIAVNALMRTKLSNGALAIVSFGGGYEVIPREAAVKIQERDPHRILLLNTHVEEADEDDPYAAYKIPDDLMW, encoded by the coding sequence ATGAGCCTTTCCCTTCGCGACCAATTGCTCAAGGCCGGTCTGGTCAACCAGAAACAGGTCAAGCAGGTCAACAAAGCCGAGAAGAAACAGAAACGCCTGGAGCACAAGGGGCAGGTCGAAATCGACGACACCCAGCAGCGCCAAGCCAAGGAAGCCATGGCCGAGAAGGCCAGGAAAGACCAGGAGCTGAACCGCCAGCTGCAGGAAAAGGCCGAGCAGAAGGCCCGTGCCGCGCAGATCAAGCAGTTGATCGAGGCAACCCGGCTGCCCAAGCTCAACACCGAGGACTACTACAACTTCGTCGATGACAAGAAGGTCAAGCGCATCGCCGTCAATGCCCTGATGCGCACCAAGCTCAGCAATGGTGCCCTGGCGATCGTCTCCTTCGGCGGCGGTTACGAGGTGATCCCGCGCGAAGCCGCGGTGAAGATCCAGGAGCGTGACCCGCATCGTATCCTGCTGCTCAACACCCATGTCGAGGAAGCGGACGAGGACGATCCGTACGCGGCCTACAAGATTCCTGACGACCTCATGTGGTAA